AGCCCGAACATCTGGTTTCCGCCAAGTGCTTGGGTCTTCACCCTTGACTACTTCTTCAACTTCGATGCCAGAGAACCTAGAATCGAATTCCAATACCTTGCGCAAATCTTCCTTCATCGCCTTGTGCGGCAGAGACTCTTTTTGACCATTGAATTTGGCGGCAAGAATACGTTCTTTGGTCCAGTTCTTCTTATCGAGTTGGGGGCAATTATTTTCTCGTTGAATATGTGCGAAATAAAATCGATCTCCATTTCGGTGACAATTCAGGCGCAGAGGTTTATGGCAATAAGGACAAATCATCAGCAAATGATCGTCCTCAGTAATTTTATGTTGTCTTGCCAATTCTCTACGCAACGTCATTGCACTATTCACGTCACTACCAATTGCTTCCTGCGCAAGAAGTACATCGCCAGAAACTAAATCTAAAACTTCTTTTACCTCTGGATTGTCACAGCAGAGGTTTTGGCTATTGTCGAGATTGCCAGCTACCCTTTTGTATTCAGTATCCATAGCGATCGACTTGTTACGTTTAGAAATACGGCGGGACTATTTCAACCCTTCAAGCACCTGCTCCAACTCATCTCGCAACGTCTCAAGCTGAGTACGGAGCTCCTCCCTTTGCTCTGGCTGGATGCTGCCTATATCTGGACCTTTCAATTTCTGGAGCTGAGTCGAGGCGGTTTTTACGGCCCTCACGCTGCTGCCAAAGTTAAACCCTCGTTCCTCGTCCATCTCGGCAGCTTCCTTCTTTTTCTTCTTGTACGCTGCCTGGGTCATGCCACTGTCTTTTAGATGGTCCCATTTCTTGGCTTTGGCTTTCGGTCCTTTGGCTTTGGCTACTTCGACCAACACCCACTGGGAAACATCTTTGCGCTTTCGAGCCTCATCAAGAATTTCTTCGGGAATCTTATTGATAGACAATATCTCGCTTACACTGGACATGGATTTGCCAATCATCGTTCCAAGGTGATCCAGCCCGTATTTTCCTTCTTCTCTGAGTTTGGCTAAACCCTCAGCCAATTCAACCGGATTCAGGTTCTCACGCTGGACGTTCTCAATGAGAGCGATTTCTTGATGCTTTCCCTCAACAAACATTCCTGGAATAGTTCTGAAACGCTGAAACAGTACTTGCAGCTCTGGGTCGTCAGGGTTCTCTTTCGCCTTCCGCAGGATGCTCTTGATGGCCTTGACCCTCCGCTCTCCAGCTACAACAATGAGCTTTCCATCATCCTCTCTTTGACGAAAAACGATGGGCTGCATGAGCCCATATGCTTTGATAGACTCTTTGAGGGCTTCCAGGGCTTGCTTGTCGAAAAACTTCCTGGGCTGCTCCTTATCTTCAAGAATATCCCCAACGGGAAGGTCATAAATCTTTCCGTCTACGTATTTTGCTTCGTCGGAAACTTTAGCGTTTACATCAAATTCGTCAGCCATTGCCCCCCTCCTTTCATATCATTCGTCAACCAATAGCATGTATGATTTTAGTCTATTGCAGAAGAACTTCGGTCAACCGAAATGTCGTCTCTTGCACTGGCCCTGCCCTGGCATCTTTTCCGTGACCAACGATCAAGCCCGAGGATACCTTCAGGACTCAACATCCCTTACCTAGACGGAGTCCTTATGCGCTTCGACAACTTTGAACTTATCTATTCTTACACTCGAAAACAAGCACTTGCGGGCAGGGTTCTCATCGAGATCAGTCAGGAGGCAAAAAAGACGGCTTCAAAATACACGCCGCAATCTCGGCTAATCATTTTCACCTTTATATCACACCTGCTGCTGGCTTGGAAGGAGAGGGACAATCAGCCCGTGGCAGACTTCATGATGTACTGGAAATGCTCAAAGCTGCGGCATCTGTGTCGCTGGGATGGATCACACGTGTTCTTTGACGTGATGCTTCTGAAGCACCCCCGAACCATAGAGAAAGTGAATTGCTCGGAATGGTAGGCCCTGATGAGGATGGAAGCGCATGCTTGACGATTTGTCTTCCGAAGGACCGTTTACTATGAAGTACGTCAGGATACCATCACGAAGATATTATCCTGATGATGCCGTACAGGCGGCGAATCGATTCACTGTCTGCCCTTATTACGTATTCTTGAACGAACTGCCTCAAATCGTCGCTATGTGCCTGGAAATCCTCAATGTCAAACAATTCAACAAGAGAAACCTCCAAAGCACTACCAATCTTCTCCAGAATCGCAATAGTCGGATTGGCTTTTCCTCGTTCAACATCGCCAAGGTATTGAACGGAAAGGCCCGACTTCTCCGCCAGTTTTTCTTGAGTCATATTTTTGGCTTTCCTCAAGAATCTCAAATGATCACCAAAAGCGGTCTGCAAATCGTTCATCATGCCTCTCCTTGAAATAGCAAGGATAGACGATGAAACGCACTGTCAACATAATCTATGGACTATTTTTTGCATATAAACATAAACTATATACGAGTTTTCTAGCCGACACCTCGTATATCAACAGTTTTTAGAGTTCCTGACGAACGGCGCAGGTATTATTTTCCTAGCAAGGCGGGGATAGATCGATGTCTCTGGTAATCAATCACAACCTGATGGCAATGAATGCCAGTCGGAACCTCGGCACCCATTATGATTCACTGAGCACATCCGTTCGACGTTTATCCTCGGGGTTGCGAGTGGATTCAGCGGCAGATGATGCAGCTGGGCTGGCTATCCGTGAAATGATGCGCGCCGATATTTCCACCATAAACCAAGGAATCCGAAACGCCAACGACGCTATATCAATGATTCAGGTGGCAGACGGAGCACTGCAGGTCATCGACGAAAAGCTGATCCGTATGAAAGAGTTGGCAGAACAAGCAGCAACAGGAACCTATACTTCCGATCAAAGATTGATAATCAACTCTGAGTTTCAAGCAATGGCATTGGAGATTCAAAGGATTTCAAAGTCAACAGACTTCAATGGGGTTAAACTTTTGGATGGTAGTCTAAGTGGCACTCATGATGGAACGTCGTTGACTTCTTATGGGGCTGCAAAAATCCACTTCGGAACAGGTAATAATAGTTCTGAAGATTATTATTACGTTAACATTGCCGACGCAGGATTAGTTAATTTGGGCTTAGCGACAGAGCCACTGAATGTTCCTTATGTTAACAATGATATTGCAACCCAAGGAGTATGGTTCTTTATAAATAGTGGAGTGGAACTTGTTGGTGTTATTCCCGTTGGAGCTCAGAATGTTTCAATTGAAATTAACAGCTACATTAATGACAACGACATTCAAGTATTCACAAGAGACGGGAAGCATTTAGCTGGAACAAATCTTGATGATTATGTTTGGACAACAAGTTGGTTCACAACGCCTCCAAACAACATTACAAGAGGAAATGTGAATCAAACCCTCATAATTGAAGATAACGGATTTTTTAGCAATGCCAAATATGACGACTCAAACTTAATAGATGGAAAGACTGTTAACTATGACTTTGCAAGACCCAACGTAGTTTCGAATTATCGCAACATGGAAATAAGATATAGCGGAGATTCAGATACAAACAACAATGGGCACACCGATGACGATGTGCCTGTCTCAAGTTCATATGAAAAACTAGAGATAAATAATGTCAAAGAAGACCTTATAATCATTTCTGTTGGTGGTGGAGGGTTTGATGTTCGAGGAACTTGGGATGTCTTAGAAAATAATATTTCTGACTCATTTCTTCTTTCTGGAGGTGTAAAAGTCGAATCAATCGCAAGTCAAGAATTAGCACAAAGGATGCTAGGAAAAATTGATGCGGCCATTGTAAAAAAGGATGGCATCCGTGCAAACCTCGGCGCACTGCAAAATCGTCTACAAAATACTGTCTCTAACCTTTCCATCCAGGCCGAAAACCTCCAAGCATCAGAATCCCGTATCTCCGACGTCGATGTTGCAACAGAGATGACCGAATTTGTGCGACACCAGGTACTAACACAATCGGCAGTAGCTATGCTTGCACAAGCGAATAGTCTGCCCAGAATGGCATTGCAATTAATTACAGGGTAATCACTATTCAGCAATTTTAAATAGATATTTCCATAAAATGGGAGGTATCCATATGCTTTAAAAGCATCAATCATGAGAAAGATGACGGTTTAAAATCAACAACCTCAAAATCGGAGGTATGATGCAAACGAAGAAATGCTACAAGTGCGGTGAAGAGAACCTTTTGAAAGCAACCGCCTGTTTCAATTGCGGATCAAAGCTTTCTAACGGTGCAGCAATCATGAACCTTTTTAAAATTGGTGGAATTCTCTTGCTCTTCTGGATAATCAGCAAGTATTACGGATAAATTCAATTGGACTTCTTCTGAGGCAAGTTGTCTTCAGAAGGAGTCCATTTTCTTTTTTTAATTGCAGATGCAGATAAAGACCATCCGTGGGTAAGCTTAATTACAATGGTCAATTATCGATGAATTTCGGTCAACCGAAATCTTGAGTGAATATTTCCACACTCCCTTTTTTTGTGCAGCTGTCACGACTCGCCCTGTATTTCGCACATAAACGCCCTCCAGCTCGAAATTTCATCAAACCCCTGCCCAACTCTGCCCCATAAGCCAAAACGGGCAGGAGGAGGGGTTTATGCACGTTCCAGAGGCCATTGGCAAAAGGGGTTCAAACGGCAAGTTCCTCTAATTCGTGACTCTTTGTTGTCCTTCCTAAAGATATCCCATGGAAAACACCACTGGAGGTATCGACAATGGCGAAAAAAATATCACCCGAGAACAAGAAGCAGGTGATGGAGTCGAAGTACGATCCGATCAAGCTTCGGCAGTTGTGTGAAGCAGGTGTCACCGCCATGGAGGCAAAGCAGGCCCTGGGCTTGAGTTCCATGCAGAGCTTGCGTCAGCACCTGATGAGACTTTCCGTCGAATCACAGAACCTCATGACCCTACCCGGATTGTATGAGAGAAGCTCAACTCGGGCTAGATTGACGAAACAAGGGATCAAACTTTCCCTCTCCAAGCTCAAGGCTTCCGGGATCGAGTACCCCGAGAACACCGAATTTCGCATGGA
This sequence is a window from Megalodesulfovibrio gigas DSM 1382 = ATCC 19364. Protein-coding genes within it:
- a CDS encoding ParB/RepB/Spo0J family partition protein, whose product is MADEFDVNAKVSDEAKYVDGKIYDLPVGDILEDKEQPRKFFDKQALEALKESIKAYGLMQPIVFRQREDDGKLIVVAGERRVKAIKSILRKAKENPDDPELQVLFQRFRTIPGMFVEGKHQEIALIENVQRENLNPVELAEGLAKLREEGKYGLDHLGTMIGKSMSSVSEILSINKIPEEILDEARKRKDVSQWVLVEVAKAKGPKAKAKKWDHLKDSGMTQAAYKKKKKEAAEMDEERGFNFGSSVRAVKTASTQLQKLKGPDIGSIQPEQREELRTQLETLRDELEQVLEGLK
- a CDS encoding helix-turn-helix domain-containing protein, whose product is MMNDLQTAFGDHLRFLRKAKNMTQEKLAEKSGLSVQYLGDVERGKANPTIAILEKIGSALEVSLVELFDIEDFQAHSDDLRQFVQEYVIRADSESIRRLYGIIRIISS